TTACTCCAACCAATGCAATAAATGCTAAAACTATTACTTTTATCGAAGGATGCGTATAAATAAATCTACTGATTGGCTCAGAACCAACTAACATAAGGAACATAGCTATAACAATTGCTATGACCATAATTGGAAAATTATCTGTCATCCCCACAGCAGTTATAATTGAATCAAAAGACAAAACAATATCAATAAAAACAATTTGATAAATCACTTTTAAATATCTTTTTTCAGGGTTAGCTAATTTCTTTTCTTCATGCTCAGGATCAAAAAGTTCTATTAGCTCCATAACACTCTTTATTATTAAAAACAACCCACCTATAACTAAAAGAAGACTTTGCCCTGAAACCTCCATAGAAAACACTGTAAATAGTGGATAAGTCATTTTCATGATCCAAGTAGCACCAAGCAACATTAGTATTCTCAT
The Rickettsiales bacterium DNA segment above includes these coding regions:
- a CDS encoding TerC family protein; amino-acid sequence: MELFNADALLSLFTLTTLEIVLGIDNVIFIALLIQRLEGKERRRARIIGLSLALGMRILMLLGATWIMKMTYPLFTVFSMEVSGQSLLLVIGGLFLIIKSVMELIELFDPEHEEKKLANPEKRYLKVIYQIVFIDIVLSFDSIITAVGMTDNFPIMVIAIVIAMFLMLVGSEPISRFIYTHPSIKVIVLAFIALVGVMLLLNGFDISFNKGYLYFAMFFAGIVEAINIYLRKIQGH